In Xenopus laevis strain J_2021 chromosome 2S, Xenopus_laevis_v10.1, whole genome shotgun sequence, a genomic segment contains:
- the prickle4.S gene encoding prickle-like protein 1, with the protein MAPESVSPAITSQSTARTASSSDSDSGCAIEDFSELEVPANLTLAASGVRELKIIRTLLHLLPPQDWDERFCTALGEHERSELQKLIAQRRLHSMRHGVIVPVTQETPDTLCVRCHCQIAVGDTAVQSEKVQEKGLHWHLGCFVCETCRLPLLQFIYFLQDGRIYCGRHHAELSRSRCAACDQLILSEKCIVAEGHCWHMEHFCCWECDEVLGGRRYVMKGGRPFCKGCFLHLYAESCEACREPVDPDGDIVAFRGQYWHALPSCFCCTRCRTSLKGSRFTVVDNQIYCSSCATGEIQILNNHTCFTKSRTKTSSQQYNLQWGSSHYQHGHQGYTTTVAINISMKDSCSITDCHGGCSALCRDMTNNEPLPQLHEPHDATEDDTISYSSTSTSSDSEPEGFFLGTPIPNYSLSRQSPSPVCSKNSSLKRRQISKNCKVS; encoded by the exons ATGGCACCAGAAAGTGTATCACCAGCAATAACTTCACAATCCACTGCCAGAACAGCATCCTCTTCTGACAGTGACTCGGGCTGTGCAATTGAGGATTTCTCTGAACTTGAG GTGCCTGCAAATCTAACATTGGCTGCAAGTGGGGTCCGGGAACTGAAGATCATTAGGACACTTCTACATTTGCTGCCCCCACAAGATTGGGAT GAGAGATTCTGCACAGCTCTGGGTGAGCATGAACGGAGCGAGCTGCAGAAACTCATTGCTCAGAGGAGACTGCATTCTATGCGGCACGGGGTTATTGTACCTGTAACTCAAGAGACACCAGATACCCTCTGTGTCAGA TGCCACTGTCAGATCGCAGTAGGGGATACTGCTGTGCAGTCAGAAAAGGTGCAAGAGAAGGGCCTTCATTGGCATCTGGGATGTTTTGTCTGTGAAACCTGCCGCCTGCCCCTGttgcagtttatttattttctacaggATGGGAGAATCTACTGTGGCCGGCATCATGCAGAACTCAGCAGATCTCGCTGTGCAGCCTGTGACCAG CTAATATTGTCAGAGAAATGCATTGTAGCAGAAGGCCATTGCTGGCACATGGAGCATTTCTGTTGCTGGGAATGTGATGAGGTGCTTGGGGGACGTCGATATGTAATGAAAGGTGGGCGACCATTCTGCAAGGGCTGCTTCCTTCATCTGTATGCTGAAAGCTGTGAGGCTTGTCGGGAGCCAGTTG ATCCTGATGGAGATATTGTAGCCTTTAGGGGACAGTACTGGCATGCTTTACCCTCCTGTTTTTGCTGCACCCGCTGTAGAACATCTCTTAAGGGATCACGGTTTACGGTGGTTGATAACCAAATATATTGCTCATCCTGTGCTACAGGAGAAATCCAGATTTTAAACAATCACACGTGTTTTACGAAGAGCCGAACAAAAACGTCAAGTCAGCAATACAACCTTCAGTGGGGCAGTTCTCATTATCAGCATGGGCACCAGGGTTACACAACAACTGTTGCTATAAATATCTCAATGAAGGACTCGTGCTCTATTACCGACTGTCATGGGGGATGTTCAGCACTGTGTAGGGACATGACTAATAATGAACCTCTCCCCCAACTCCATGAACCACATGACGCAACTGAAGATGATACCATCTCTTACTCTTCTACATCAACTTCATCAGACTCTGAGCCAGAGGGATTTTTTCTAGGAACTCCTATTCCAAATTATTCTCTTTCCAGGCAGAGTCCCTCTCCAGTATGTTCGAAAAACAGCTCCTTGAAAAGGAGGCAGATATCAAAGAACTGTAAGGTATCCTAA